The segment CGTGTTCTAAAAACTAAATTGATTCTTATTATCATAACGTCCTCTTCTGTCATTTACTACGACGTTTCGAGATGTTACGACGTCGGAAAGTTGCTGCCAAACGCGTCAAAGTGAGATGGCGAATCGTTTATCTTTTCCGTTGTTCATCATATTTTTCAGATGTGATGGcaagaatttatatttactttccaaGGGAAGAATTCTATATCATGACTTTCATGGTGACATGGCGTTAGTGTGGGAAAATCTGGTTTagtttttatattctctttcgaCTTGTCATGCTAGGTTTTTGGCCCTGTTCATGATCCTGCCACCATCTATCTCCTCGGCCTCACATGAATTGgggtttttattaaaatatatatattttttatttacctttatataaCGATCTTGGAACGATTTAACTTTGTTTTCCAGAGGTTCTTTGTCTTTAAATTGATGACATTGATCGTCTGATACTTCAACCACtattcctgttattattattgtaaacatGTATTGGTCAGCGGAGCCCTCAACTCGGAACTCCCAAATTGAAATGTGTTTGCCTTCAGGCTCTTTTGCAATTGCACTGCAAATCACCTCTTTTTCCACAAAATCTCATTTTGTTATCACACCGCTTAGGCTGAGCGCAGCTTTTATTATGCTTGCGACCCTCCTATACCAACGAGCGCTCCGGGCTGGCAATATGACCCATCATTGAATTTTACATTGTGTCATGTGTCGCTTCCATCAGTGACTCTTTGAGCGTTGCCCAGATTTCATTCAGTTCTCTTATTGTGCTCTTTTCACTTCATTCATACCAAAGTAACTTGCTGGTTATATTTTTCCCACGttttaactatctctctctctgtgtctctctctgtctctctctctcgctcatatatattatatactagctgGTTACCCACCCTACGGgcgggtcccagctagattggtccgtgtaactagagcatagtttatgaaaagaaaatagataaatcaagccacaattgactacagtaccacgacctgaattgtgaggaatggaaatctgacaaaacaaacaacatccttgaaaatgaatatcaaaatgaagcatcataaacatatatggaaagaaaaattcttggtgttggCAGAGAGATTCCAATTCACCGGAGAGCCTTTTGGTAGACTAAGTTCTTTATTTTTCCCTCCGGTGACAAAATGAACAGGCGTTCCGGAGAGCCCACTCTTGACCATGCCACATAAAGCTGGCCGTGAGAAAAGCAAGTTTGCTTCAAGTTGATGCCAGCCACTCTGAGACACTGTCCCTGGGCATTATTGATAGTCATGGTAAAAGCCAAACTGATCGGGAGCTGAAGGCacttgaaactgaaatggaaaagaaagaaaagagaaagctcctttctctgactctctttctgtctccaaccatcactgtctctttccctctttcttctcactaataccaactctctgtctctctgtctctctccaaaCAAtcgctcttctctgtctgtcagtctgtctgtctctctccctctcactttttccatctttcttatacctaacaccccctcaactctctctctctctctctctcttccttcccctctcgctcctttctcttactctttctctctctctgtcttttcctcTCCCTgtcgttcctttctcttactctctctttctctctccaacaatcactgtctcttaccctctttcttctcagtaataccctctctctctctctctctctctctatgtctgtctgtctgtctgtctgtctgtcttgtttcctctttcttctccctaacactccgtctactctctctcactttctctccctctcattttctctcttttccaaataagtcatatgtatacagaaatttgtaaagtacgggcatagccagccccgtttcacgggcagaaccagctctgtttcagggaatccctttctCACCTTTCagaagggagggggggtggggggggggggggggggggggggggtgggggggggggggggcagcgggGGGAGAAGTAGAAATTTGGAGGCCCGGGCTCCTGaacgtaggtctcgaccttcccggggtggaaacccatctccgttccgaatctctgTCCCATCAGAACTGATGACCCaggcgcccataccaatcatacatacatacatacatacatacattgccaaaatatatataattttatattaaatatatatatatatatatatatatatatatatatatatatatatataatatattataatatataaatataactccaatttccggagcaacagctcgaagagcaatccaaggcgggtcagggaaaggcactatccttgatatgcattttattaaaatatatgccgacgtttcacaactcacatagttgcattttctagctgcaaacaagcgaacatggcaatcaataaactaataaaatccgaattacacattataattaaattaaaactttcagaatataattgataaaacatttacttaaagaacaagcaaatggctgcaGACAaactacccagaaggaagttaaaaaaacatactactgtactcgtatagagttacaacaagagagcgagagagagaaaaaaaaaaaacaataagaagcatacagacagaaaaaaaaacagctcaacaagaccatcaggcaattaACAATTGTGTGGCCGACGTTTCgagagtttaacggtggtacggtcaatttgataatatatatatatctatatatatagatatatatatatatatatatatatatatatatatatatatatatatatataagatatatatatatatatatatatatatatatatatatatatatatatatatatatatatatatatatggatatgtatcgAGGATCTTACAACTAATGTTATGAAGCTTCGGGCTATGCCATAGCCATTGTACCACTTACAAGAGTTTGTCTACACTTCCCAGACTTTTGGATTAATAAATGTATccgaattataaaaaaattttctataataatgtaatattcgCCTGAACTGTCgaagataaaataaagtataCAAATTAATGGCGCTGTAGTCATAACGattaacatgaaaatatgatACAGGCTTTGATCCTTATGGCTTTGGATGTATACCTTATCTTTATATGTAAAGAGAGATAATGACAATATTAatgtcacaataataataatccaattgcAGACAACTATAT is part of the Macrobrachium nipponense isolate FS-2020 chromosome 15, ASM1510439v2, whole genome shotgun sequence genome and harbors:
- the LOC135226727 gene encoding uncharacterized protein LOC135226727, which gives rise to MITDLEVEIDGCVGHVTPLVLTENHPMIAPISSSTRGLTSSTGGSTSSPSFKCLQLPISLAFTMTINNAQGQCLRVAGINLKQTCFSHGQLYVAWSRVGSPERLFILSPEGKIKNLVYQKALR